A single window of Eisenibacter elegans DSM 3317 DNA harbors:
- a CDS encoding carboxypeptidase-like regulatory domain-containing protein, producing MVYDQGSKKQEESQCKVYEQNLMTPKDVPVFIYGTVVDEKYEPIPSVTIFIQGTNRGTATDINGKFAFQVPKEFHNTRIKLVARGIALSDQIKPVSIKNKSLFIKQIMMMFDSFTGDIVIIRR from the coding sequence GTGGTATACGACCAAGGAAGTAAAAAACAAGAAGAAAGCCAATGCAAGGTTTACGAACAAAATCTGATGACACCAAAGGATGTGCCCGTGTTCATCTATGGAACTGTCGTAGATGAGAAGTATGAACCTATACCGAGCGTTACAATATTTATTCAAGGTACAAATCGTGGCACGGCTACCGATATCAATGGGAAATTCGCATTTCAAGTACCAAAAGAATTTCATAACACCCGTATCAAGCTAGTAGCGAGAGGTATCGCATTATCTGACCAAATCAAGCCTGTTTCCATAAAAAACAAGTCCTTGTTTATAAAACAGATTATGATGATGTTTGATAGTTTTACAGGAGACATTGTGATTATTAGGCGTTGA
- a CDS encoding TonB-dependent receptor: MKKCIFLWFWLGLVAIAQSQTITIIDQSTGEGLESVTLRSERPKAFAVSNSRGEVALSAFAGAERVVVQRLGFRSQTLSYEELAAGDLRLALVPAPTQFDEVVVSATRWTQTAQTVPSRIATISREQVALFNPQTAADMLGSSGEVFVQKSQQGGGSPMIRGFSANRLLYAVDGVRMNSAIFRSGNLQQVISLDPFAIESTEVFFGPGAVIYGSDAIGGVMSFQTLRPQLSLSDEPLIRGGAVSRYASANNELSGHFDVNIGWQKWALLTSISHNRFGDLRMGRHGPEEYLKPFFVQRIDSVDRVVANPNPLVQTPTGYSQTNVMQKLRFRPNGSWDFEYGFHYSETSEYSRYDRLIELLPNGLPRSAVWNYGPQIWMMNLLSVSHTANNRLYDRATLRLAQQYFEESRIDRNFSGGQRFRLRTQLERVNAYSLNLDFERSRAQHHLYYGLEYVQNEVRSEGSAIDIRNNTPIPTPDRYPNSNWSSYAAYLNYQWQPSERFLVQAGARYNAFDVQSNFERHLSFFPFDFSRSSLQNAALTGSLGLVYMPDETWKLSANLGTGFRAPNVDDIGKIFDIAAGEVVVPNPDLSPEYAYNAELNIAKIWGEVLKLDLTGFYTYLDGAMVRRPFGVGGQDSINFGGERRRVLAIQNAAYGSVYGFSAGLELRLPSGFGLSSRYNYQRGEEEMDSGELSRSRHAAPAFGMTTLSYHTDKLRLQLYAVYSAEVSFANLNVEERQKPAIYARDAEGNPFSPAWYTLNFKAMYALSPQLSVSAGIENLSDQRYRPYSSGLVAPGRNFILSLRAGF, from the coding sequence ATGAAAAAATGTATATTCCTCTGGTTTTGGTTGGGCTTGGTGGCTATTGCCCAGTCCCAAACCATCACCATCATAGACCAAAGCACGGGAGAAGGGCTTGAGTCCGTAACCTTGCGTAGTGAGCGCCCCAAGGCCTTTGCGGTGAGCAATAGCCGGGGCGAAGTAGCGCTTTCGGCTTTTGCAGGTGCCGAGAGGGTGGTTGTGCAGCGCTTGGGCTTCCGAAGCCAAACCTTGAGCTACGAGGAGTTGGCCGCCGGAGACCTGCGACTGGCGCTGGTGCCTGCGCCCACACAGTTTGACGAGGTGGTAGTGTCAGCCACCCGCTGGACACAGACGGCGCAGACGGTTCCCTCCCGCATCGCGACCATTTCCCGGGAGCAGGTGGCGCTCTTCAACCCCCAAACGGCTGCCGACATGTTGGGCAGCTCGGGCGAGGTATTTGTGCAGAAGAGCCAACAGGGCGGGGGCAGCCCGATGATTCGGGGTTTTTCGGCCAATCGCCTGCTCTATGCCGTAGACGGGGTGCGGATGAACTCGGCCATCTTCCGGTCGGGCAACTTACAGCAGGTGATTTCGCTAGACCCTTTTGCCATCGAGAGTACAGAGGTTTTCTTTGGCCCGGGGGCAGTAATCTACGGCAGCGACGCCATCGGGGGCGTGATGAGTTTTCAGACCCTCAGGCCGCAGTTGTCGCTCAGCGACGAGCCCTTGATTAGGGGCGGCGCTGTCAGCCGCTACGCTTCGGCCAACAACGAGCTGAGCGGCCATTTTGATGTCAATATCGGCTGGCAGAAGTGGGCGCTGCTCACAAGCATCAGCCACAACCGCTTTGGGGACTTGCGGATGGGTAGACACGGGCCGGAGGAGTATCTGAAGCCCTTTTTTGTGCAGCGGATAGACAGTGTGGACAGGGTGGTGGCCAATCCGAACCCCTTGGTGCAGACTCCGACCGGTTACTCACAGACCAATGTAATGCAAAAGCTGCGCTTTCGCCCCAACGGGTCTTGGGATTTTGAGTATGGTTTTCACTATTCCGAAACCTCTGAGTACTCCCGCTACGACCGCCTGATAGAGCTGCTGCCCAATGGCTTGCCTCGCTCGGCGGTGTGGAACTATGGCCCGCAAATCTGGATGATGAACCTCTTGAGTGTAAGCCATACGGCCAACAACCGCCTCTACGACCGCGCTACGCTGCGGCTCGCGCAGCAGTATTTTGAGGAAAGCCGTATAGACCGCAACTTTTCGGGAGGGCAGCGCTTCCGGCTGCGCACACAGCTAGAGCGGGTCAATGCCTACTCGCTCAACCTCGATTTTGAACGCAGCCGCGCCCAGCATCACCTCTACTACGGTTTGGAGTACGTGCAGAACGAGGTACGCTCCGAAGGCTCGGCGATAGACATCCGCAACAATACGCCCATCCCTACCCCCGACCGCTACCCCAACTCCAACTGGAGCAGCTATGCGGCCTACCTCAACTACCAATGGCAACCTTCGGAGCGGTTTTTGGTGCAGGCCGGAGCGCGCTACAACGCCTTTGATGTACAGTCGAACTTTGAGCGCCACCTGAGCTTCTTCCCTTTCGACTTCAGCCGCAGTAGCCTGCAAAACGCCGCCCTCACGGGCAGCCTAGGCCTGGTGTATATGCCGGATGAGACTTGGAAACTCAGCGCCAACCTAGGGACAGGCTTTCGGGCACCCAACGTAGACGACATCGGCAAGATATTCGACATCGCCGCTGGAGAGGTGGTAGTGCCCAACCCTGATCTCAGCCCTGAGTATGCCTACAATGCGGAGCTGAACATTGCCAAAATCTGGGGGGAGGTGCTCAAGCTCGACCTGACGGGCTTCTACACATACCTCGACGGGGCGATGGTGCGTCGGCCTTTTGGTGTAGGGGGGCAAGACAGCATTAACTTTGGAGGGGAACGCAGACGTGTGCTGGCCATCCAAAATGCGGCCTATGGCTCGGTCTACGGCTTTAGCGCGGGGTTGGAGCTGCGGCTGCCGTCGGGCTTCGGCCTGTCCTCGCGCTACAACTATCAGCGGGGGGAGGAGGAGATGGACAGTGGGGAGCTGAGTCGCTCCCGACACGCTGCCCCGGCCTTTGGGATGACGACGCTCTCGTACCATACCGACAAGCTGCGCTTACAGCTCTACGCGGTGTATAGTGCCGAGGTGAGTTTTGCCAACCTCAATGTAGAGGAGCGCCAAAAGCCGGCCATCTACGCCCGCGATGCAGAGGGCAACCCCTTCTCGCCTGCTTGGTATACGCTCAACTTCAAGGCTATGTATGCGCTCAGCCCCCAATTGAGCGTCAGCGCCGGTATCGAAAACCTCAGCGACCAACGCTACCGCCCCTATAGCTCTGGATTGGTAGCCCCGGGGCGCAATTTTATTCTCTCGCTCAGGGCGGGTTTTTGA
- a CDS encoding ligand-binding sensor domain-containing protein, with the protein MKYIKWPFFYVICLWSLVLGASATVCGQILPIRNYSLIDGMPESTVRSVVEDHLGYIWIATQGGVSRFDGRKFETFTTEHGLPSNNISCIFIDNQKQLWVGTRAGIGRFDGKRFKTLNKADGLISDDITCIYQDSYGNYWFGTADGITRLDAKGYTNYSGANGLRDTHIWSITEDSQKNVWFATSEGIHVFNGRSFMVYDEQNGLPSRTINHLYRDSQLRIWISTSAGVGLYSNGKFKSYTIKDGLPTNLVWYVIEEQNKRILIATAAGVVLYQPENNKFQPFLRTQNGLTGNEINCMLRDSGRNLWVGTDVGLSKLSVQTFETYDDRQLRLNTSVWAVFCDSKGGLWFGTTGEGLIQFSALDSVRYHTIAQGLPSNYVRAINEDAEGNLWLATYGGVSKYDGRKFSTYTKEDGLPDNTVFTVLPDPKGDIWFGTDKGISRFDGKTFTNYTTAQGLANNYVRTTLIDRKGRLWIGTYGGISCFDGKKFTNYTTAQGLPNNLVLSILEDRQGQLWFATENGLCYLKPNAKPGDPDSFVCYDRKDGLSSQGVWLLIEDNNGKLWAGHRTGIEKFDPKAKKFQYYGYLEGFQLIQTYPNAVAKDKSGNLWFGALNGVVKYKPKEDRINTIAPRTHITEVRLSNNPQAVDWLKLRADSIHPYFNIPLSTRGEKRPAVVLPYNKNHLTFDFVGIHFTVPEKVRYRYKLEGFEKDWSTLSELSSVNYTNLKPGDYTFIVEAYNHDGVTSEIPTSFRFRIAPPYWERWWFYLIQLVIFSSLIGASIYFTTRKRRSPLTIILTLITLLVVVEFINVQIEGYVDQYTQSIPLFKIAVNVCVAALFMPLEHLLRKRFEHPKTRVTPAAKD; encoded by the coding sequence ATGAAATATATAAAGTGGCCATTTTTTTATGTTATATGCCTCTGGAGTTTGGTATTGGGAGCGAGTGCTACGGTTTGTGGGCAAATATTACCTATACGCAACTACAGTCTGATAGACGGGATGCCGGAGTCGACCGTTCGGAGTGTGGTCGAAGACCATTTGGGTTATATCTGGATTGCGACCCAAGGGGGAGTCAGCCGTTTTGATGGGCGCAAATTTGAAACTTTTACGACCGAACACGGACTGCCCAGCAACAACATCAGCTGTATCTTCATTGACAACCAAAAGCAGCTCTGGGTAGGCACCCGCGCCGGTATTGGGCGCTTCGATGGCAAGCGCTTCAAAACCCTCAACAAGGCCGATGGCCTCATCAGCGATGACATTACCTGTATCTACCAAGACAGCTATGGCAATTATTGGTTTGGCACTGCCGACGGCATCACCCGCCTCGACGCAAAAGGCTATACCAACTACAGCGGAGCCAATGGCTTGCGCGATACCCACATCTGGTCTATCACCGAAGACAGCCAAAAAAACGTATGGTTTGCAACCTCTGAGGGCATCCACGTATTCAATGGGCGTAGTTTTATGGTATATGACGAACAGAATGGCCTGCCTTCCCGAACCATCAACCACCTCTACCGCGACAGCCAATTGCGTATTTGGATTTCGACCTCTGCCGGGGTTGGCCTGTATAGCAATGGCAAGTTTAAAAGTTATACCATCAAAGACGGGCTGCCAACCAACTTGGTTTGGTATGTGATAGAAGAGCAAAACAAGCGCATCTTGATTGCCACCGCCGCCGGAGTCGTACTTTATCAGCCTGAGAATAATAAGTTTCAGCCTTTCTTGAGGACACAAAACGGCCTAACCGGCAACGAAATCAACTGTATGCTCCGCGATAGCGGGCGCAACCTCTGGGTGGGCACTGACGTGGGGCTGTCCAAGCTTTCTGTGCAGACTTTTGAGACCTATGACGACCGCCAGCTGCGCTTGAATACATCAGTATGGGCGGTTTTTTGCGATAGCAAGGGCGGGCTTTGGTTTGGTACAACAGGCGAGGGACTGATTCAGTTTTCGGCGCTCGACAGCGTGCGCTACCATACCATCGCCCAAGGGCTGCCCAGCAACTATGTCCGTGCTATCAACGAAGATGCCGAAGGCAACCTTTGGTTGGCCACCTATGGCGGAGTGTCCAAATATGACGGACGTAAATTTAGTACCTATACCAAGGAAGATGGCCTGCCTGACAATACTGTCTTCACGGTATTGCCCGACCCCAAGGGCGACATCTGGTTTGGTACCGACAAGGGCATCAGCCGCTTTGATGGCAAAACTTTTACCAACTATACTACCGCTCAAGGGCTGGCCAACAACTATGTAAGGACTACCCTCATAGACCGCAAAGGCAGGCTCTGGATAGGTACTTATGGGGGTATTAGCTGCTTTGATGGTAAAAAATTTACCAACTACACTACAGCCCAAGGCTTACCCAACAACCTCGTGCTCTCTATCCTCGAAGACCGCCAAGGGCAGCTCTGGTTTGCCACCGAAAACGGCCTCTGTTATCTCAAACCCAACGCCAAACCCGGCGATCCAGATAGCTTTGTGTGCTATGACCGCAAAGACGGGCTTAGCTCGCAGGGGGTTTGGCTACTGATCGAAGACAACAACGGCAAGCTCTGGGCAGGCCACCGAACAGGCATCGAAAAGTTTGACCCTAAGGCCAAAAAATTCCAATACTATGGCTATCTCGAAGGGTTTCAACTCATACAGACCTACCCCAATGCCGTGGCCAAAGACAAAAGCGGCAACCTCTGGTTTGGTGCGCTCAACGGTGTGGTCAAATACAAACCCAAAGAAGACCGCATCAATACCATTGCCCCACGCACACACATCACAGAAGTACGCCTTAGCAACAATCCTCAAGCAGTTGACTGGCTCAAACTTCGGGCAGATTCTATCCACCCCTACTTCAACATTCCCCTCAGTACCCGTGGCGAAAAACGACCCGCTGTTGTGTTGCCCTACAACAAAAATCACTTGACCTTCGACTTTGTAGGCATCCACTTTACCGTACCCGAAAAAGTCAGATACCGCTATAAGCTAGAGGGCTTTGAGAAAGACTGGTCTACCCTCTCGGAGCTGAGTAGTGTCAACTATACCAACCTCAAACCCGGCGATTATACCTTTATTGTGGAAGCATACAATCACGACGGCGTAACCTCCGAAATACCTACCTCTTTCCGTTTTCGCATTGCCCCTCCCTACTGGGAGCGCTGGTGGTTTTATCTCATACAGCTGGTTATTTTCTCCAGCCTCATTGGCGCATCTATCTACTTTACGACCCGCAAACGCCGTTCGCCACTCACCATCATCCTCACCTTGATTACGCTCTTGGTAGTGGTTGAGTTCATCAACGTACAAATAGAAGGCTATGTAGACCAGTACACACAAAGCATCCCGTTGTTTAAGATTGCAGTGAATGTATGTGTGGCCGCCCTATTTATGCCCTTAGAGCACCTGCTCCGAAAACGCTTTGAGCATCCCAAGACCCGAGTAACACCAGCGGCGAAAGATTAG
- a CDS encoding spinster family MFS transporter encodes MSSTATSSTTQAPSLRYAWYVVFVLMIAYVSSFIDRQILSLLVKPMKRDLQINDFEMSLLMGLSFAIFYTLLGIPIGRLADRYSRKRIIIISIALWSLMTALCGITKNYTQLFLARVGVGVGEAGLTPPAYSMITDYFPPEKLSLAMSIYSMGIYIGSGLALVIAGLAIKLASVQEMWALPIVGEIYPWQMVFFIIGLPGLLIAALVFTIREPLRRNRLAQSETVVQQNTLSLEQVLAYIRQNGQAFFGISFAMAFTSMSAYGTTGWYPSMLQRTYGWTEVQAGLAYGGVITLCCTLGILAGGILADRLKRKHGAIANLQVCMYAFVGLLITGWWYTLMPSGQSSILAITISCFLIASPLGAAGAAIQEMMPNQMRGLATAIYFFVLNIIALGLGPTAVAALTDFVFQDEKAVRYSLLTVTIVGNGLALLSMWAAFRAYPKSLERLQVFLNKGNA; translated from the coding sequence ATGTCATCTACTGCTACATCTTCAACAACCCAAGCCCCGTCCTTGCGCTATGCCTGGTATGTGGTCTTTGTGCTGATGATTGCCTATGTTTCATCCTTTATCGACAGGCAGATTCTGAGTCTGTTGGTCAAGCCGATGAAGCGGGACTTACAAATCAATGATTTTGAAATGAGCCTGTTGATGGGGCTTAGTTTTGCGATTTTTTACACACTCTTGGGCATTCCTATTGGCCGTCTGGCCGACCGTTACAGCCGCAAGCGCATTATCATCATCAGTATTGCGCTATGGAGCTTGATGACGGCGCTTTGTGGCATTACCAAAAACTACACCCAGCTTTTTTTGGCACGTGTTGGGGTAGGGGTAGGGGAGGCAGGGCTTACTCCACCAGCCTACTCGATGATTACAGACTATTTCCCCCCCGAAAAGCTCAGCCTCGCTATGAGTATCTATTCGATGGGGATTTACATTGGTTCGGGTCTGGCGCTGGTGATAGCGGGTTTGGCCATTAAGTTGGCTTCTGTACAAGAAATGTGGGCGCTGCCGATTGTTGGGGAGATTTACCCTTGGCAGATGGTCTTTTTCATCATCGGCCTACCTGGATTATTGATTGCCGCGCTCGTCTTTACAATACGCGAGCCATTGCGCCGCAACCGCCTAGCACAGTCCGAGACGGTCGTACAGCAAAATACCCTCTCACTAGAGCAAGTTTTGGCCTATATCCGCCAAAACGGCCAAGCTTTTTTTGGAATTTCTTTTGCGATGGCTTTTACTTCTATGAGCGCCTACGGAACTACAGGCTGGTATCCGTCAATGTTACAGCGTACTTATGGCTGGACAGAGGTGCAGGCTGGCCTGGCTTATGGTGGAGTCATTACGCTCTGCTGTACCTTGGGCATTTTGGCCGGTGGTATTTTGGCCGATAGGCTAAAGCGAAAGCACGGAGCCATCGCCAACCTTCAAGTATGTATGTATGCCTTTGTAGGGCTTTTGATAACAGGTTGGTGGTATACCTTGATGCCTTCCGGCCAAAGCTCTATCTTGGCCATCACGATTTCCTGCTTTCTGATTGCCTCGCCGCTAGGCGCAGCAGGGGCAGCCATCCAAGAAATGATGCCCAACCAAATGCGTGGGCTAGCGACAGCCATTTACTTTTTTGTGCTCAATATCATTGCGCTTGGCCTGGGACCTACTGCCGTAGCTGCACTGACCGATTTTGTGTTTCAAGACGAAAAAGCCGTACGATATTCGCTATTGACGGTAACCATTGTAGGCAATGGCCTGGCCTTGTTGTCTATGTGGGCGGCTTTCAGGGCCTATCCCAAAAGCCTAGAACGGCTTCAGGTATTTCTGAATAAGGGCAATGCCTAA
- a CDS encoding DUF5684 domain-containing protein codes for MESDVSKIVLLGGLFIYLIISLVIGGVIIASQWVIFTKAGKPGWASLIPIYNIVILLEIVGKPTWWLVLMFIPFVNIAVSIIILHNLSLSFGKDSGFTIGLVLLSVIFFPILAFGEAKYIGPAGGEGSTY; via the coding sequence ATGGAATCTGATGTATCTAAGATTGTCTTGCTTGGCGGCCTCTTCATCTACCTCATCATTTCGCTGGTTATTGGCGGAGTGATTATTGCCTCACAGTGGGTTATTTTCACCAAGGCCGGTAAACCCGGCTGGGCATCGCTCATACCAATTTACAATATTGTTATCTTGCTCGAAATCGTGGGCAAACCTACTTGGTGGTTGGTACTGATGTTCATCCCGTTCGTCAATATTGCCGTATCAATCATTATTTTACACAATTTATCGCTCTCCTTTGGGAAAGATAGCGGCTTTACGATAGGCCTGGTATTGTTATCGGTTATTTTCTTTCCGATTTTGGCCTTTGGCGAAGCCAAATACATAGGCCCTGCCGGCGGCGAAGGAAGTACATATTAG
- a CDS encoding TonB-dependent receptor family protein, translated as MRFQYFSFLTLALILGSLDPLVAQEAKSYTTSTSKVIATTQTPDPLDSLKRYDMPQIVVLGGKEGLFKEIPGAVSFISARELNLLAPISGNEVFRRAPGLHVVDEEGLGMRVNVGIRGLDPDRSRNVLMLEDGIPVALNPYGEPEMYYTPVMDRMIGVEVLKGSGQIMYGPQTVGGVINYITADPPQNQELNVKLRAGQGGYFSGLVGYGNTIGNVGYQVNYLYKRADDVGLVGFEISDFNTKFKFRTGDKSSVGVKLSLYNEVSNATYIGITQTMYDASDEFDFARLAPDDRLNVRRYAASVTHQWEFSERFSLKTTAFANTTSRNWQRQDFAYAPVPNPTGVVWGDINTPNGAIYMRDQNAHRNRSFEVAGIETQLAGTYYFGNIENRLHIGARAMYERALEQRIDGASASARTGRLRDDEIRTGIAYSLYAQNALHFSERFSVTPGLRAEFYNYERNILLNNNNLVGVRSENNITSLIPGIGANYNLGENTSIFAGAHRGFSPPRVKDAISATGEVFELDAELSWNYELGFRSNISNFAHIEFTGFYMDFENQIIPVSESSGGAGAGLINGGETTHRGIEGAFNIDFGKIANLNHRLVLDLNATYTDAFFNKDRFIGQSLSAGVEGTNISGNRTPYAPQWLLSSAFTWQAPFGFDLRLTATHVGEQFTDVLNTITPSANGRIGKLDAYTIFDATLGYAVKRWNTHFNVSVKNLSDERYIATRRPQGIRVGLPRFITAGVEIRL; from the coding sequence ATGCGCTTTCAATACTTCTCTTTTCTAACACTTGCGCTAATCCTTGGGAGTCTCGACCCATTAGTGGCACAAGAAGCCAAGAGCTATACCACCTCGACGAGCAAAGTAATTGCCACGACACAAACCCCAGACCCGCTCGACTCTCTGAAGAGGTACGATATGCCTCAGATTGTTGTCTTAGGCGGCAAGGAAGGGCTTTTCAAAGAAATTCCGGGTGCTGTCAGCTTTATCAGTGCTCGCGAGTTAAACCTTCTAGCGCCTATCAGTGGCAATGAGGTGTTTCGCCGCGCCCCCGGCCTACACGTAGTAGATGAAGAGGGACTTGGGATGCGCGTGAATGTGGGTATACGCGGACTTGACCCCGACCGCAGCCGCAACGTCTTGATGCTCGAAGACGGCATTCCTGTGGCGCTTAATCCTTATGGTGAGCCAGAGATGTACTACACCCCTGTGATGGATCGGATGATAGGTGTAGAAGTACTCAAAGGCAGCGGACAGATTATGTATGGCCCGCAAACTGTCGGTGGGGTAATCAATTACATTACCGCAGATCCTCCCCAAAACCAAGAGCTGAACGTAAAACTACGCGCCGGCCAAGGGGGCTATTTCAGCGGCTTGGTAGGCTATGGCAATACCATCGGCAATGTAGGTTATCAAGTCAATTATCTCTACAAACGCGCTGATGATGTCGGCTTGGTAGGCTTTGAAATCAGTGATTTCAACACTAAGTTCAAGTTCCGTACCGGCGATAAGTCTTCGGTAGGTGTCAAGTTGTCACTTTATAATGAAGTATCTAATGCCACTTATATCGGCATTACCCAAACAATGTATGATGCTAGTGATGAGTTTGACTTTGCCCGCCTTGCCCCCGACGACCGCCTCAATGTACGCCGTTATGCGGCAAGCGTAACCCACCAGTGGGAATTTAGCGAGCGCTTCTCGCTTAAAACTACTGCTTTTGCCAATACCACCAGCCGCAACTGGCAACGTCAAGACTTTGCCTATGCTCCAGTGCCCAATCCTACGGGGGTTGTTTGGGGTGATATAAATACCCCTAATGGGGCTATCTACATGCGCGACCAGAACGCCCACCGTAACCGTAGTTTTGAGGTAGCTGGTATCGAAACACAACTGGCGGGTACTTACTACTTCGGTAATATCGAAAACCGTCTACACATAGGTGCTAGGGCAATGTATGAGCGTGCCTTGGAGCAGCGCATTGATGGTGCCAGCGCCAGCGCCCGCACAGGCCGCCTACGCGACGACGAAATCCGTACGGGCATTGCTTATAGCCTCTATGCTCAAAACGCCCTACACTTCAGTGAGCGCTTTTCTGTAACGCCCGGACTACGAGCTGAGTTTTACAACTATGAGCGCAATATCTTACTCAACAACAACAACCTTGTAGGAGTCAGAAGCGAAAACAATATTACCAGCCTTATCCCAGGTATTGGAGCCAACTATAACCTAGGTGAAAACACCAGTATTTTTGCAGGCGCACACCGTGGGTTCTCCCCTCCACGTGTGAAAGATGCCATCTCTGCTACCGGAGAGGTTTTTGAGCTGGATGCTGAGCTAAGCTGGAACTATGAGCTAGGCTTCCGCAGCAATATCAGCAATTTTGCTCATATAGAGTTTACGGGCTTTTATATGGATTTTGAAAATCAGATTATTCCCGTTTCTGAATCTTCGGGAGGCGCCGGTGCTGGCCTTATCAATGGTGGCGAAACTACACACCGAGGCATTGAGGGAGCTTTTAACATCGACTTTGGTAAAATCGCCAACCTTAACCACCGCCTTGTGCTCGACCTAAACGCTACTTATACAGATGCCTTTTTCAATAAAGACCGCTTTATTGGCCAAAGCCTAAGCGCTGGGGTAGAAGGCACTAATATCAGCGGCAACCGCACGCCCTATGCGCCTCAGTGGTTGCTCTCAAGCGCCTTTACTTGGCAAGCACCTTTCGGTTTTGATTTGCGCCTAACGGCTACCCACGTAGGTGAGCAGTTCACTGATGTGTTGAATACTATAACCCCTAGTGCCAATGGCCGTATCGGCAAATTAGATGCTTATACTATTTTTGATGCTACACTAGGCTATGCTGTAAAACGCTGGAATACACACTTCAATGTATCTGTCAAAAACCTTAGCGATGAGCGCTACATCGCCACACGCCGCCCCCAAGGTATCCGTGTAGGGCTGCCACGTTTTATCACTGCCGGTGTTGAAATTCGCCTTTAA
- a CDS encoding ABC transporter substrate-binding protein has protein sequence MTNKQKTRTAQITWGWLGALLAALFIFQACNTADTRQEAKNQGAVAVTDTLHLQVQYAQNFSIHYISGYPVLHIGQSAQDSTAQIQLALVPHQAEVPAALQGSNYQIIRTPVSRAVAASHTHLAMFEVLEGLDAVVGLTEADYLPHEGLQAALKQGKVAEVGKGGSLNHELVLAQQPQVLIASVVQVQSLKGMNALEQAGITIVPNGDWLEASPLGRAEWLKVFGLLLGKPTKAQACFEAITQRYDSLQRLVKALPPSKPRPLVLTDLPYKGTWYVPAGQSYVATLLKDAGADYPWADTQGTGSLALDFEAVYAKAQQADLWLNTSSARQLADIQTQDPRLANFKPFVQKQVYNNNRHTTTKGGSTYFMQGIVEPHLILADLISIIHPELLPKHQQVYYHQLP, from the coding sequence ATGACAAACAAACAAAAAACGCGCACAGCCCAAATTACTTGGGGCTGGCTTGGGGCATTATTGGCTGCCCTCTTTATTTTTCAGGCTTGTAATACCGCCGATACTCGCCAAGAGGCCAAGAATCAGGGAGCTGTTGCCGTAACAGATACGCTACATTTGCAGGTACAGTATGCCCAAAACTTTAGTATCCACTACATCTCCGGCTACCCTGTATTGCACATTGGGCAAAGCGCTCAAGACAGCACGGCGCAAATCCAACTAGCCCTCGTTCCTCATCAGGCCGAAGTACCTGCTGCCCTACAAGGCAGCAACTACCAAATTATCCGCACTCCTGTCAGCAGGGCAGTGGCAGCGTCCCATACCCACTTGGCTATGTTTGAGGTACTAGAAGGCTTAGACGCAGTGGTAGGATTGACAGAGGCCGACTATCTCCCACACGAAGGACTACAAGCAGCCCTAAAACAAGGGAAAGTAGCGGAGGTAGGCAAGGGGGGAAGCCTGAACCACGAACTGGTATTGGCACAACAGCCTCAGGTGTTGATAGCCTCTGTCGTTCAGGTCCAAAGTCTCAAGGGAATGAATGCCCTAGAGCAAGCCGGTATTACGATAGTGCCTAATGGCGACTGGTTAGAAGCCTCGCCCTTGGGTCGTGCGGAATGGCTCAAGGTTTTTGGCTTACTCTTGGGCAAGCCTACTAAGGCACAAGCTTGTTTTGAGGCAATTACCCAACGCTACGACTCCTTGCAGCGCCTCGTCAAGGCCCTGCCCCCAAGCAAACCCCGCCCCTTGGTCTTGACTGACCTGCCCTACAAAGGGACTTGGTATGTACCTGCTGGCCAAAGTTATGTGGCTACCTTGCTCAAAGATGCCGGTGCAGACTACCCCTGGGCCGATACACAAGGCACGGGCAGCCTCGCGCTCGACTTTGAAGCGGTGTATGCCAAGGCCCAACAAGCAGACCTTTGGCTTAATACCAGCTCGGCTAGGCAACTCGCTGATATTCAGACACAAGACCCGCGATTGGCCAATTTTAAGCCCTTTGTCCAAAAACAAGTGTACAACAATAACCGGCATACAACTACCAAAGGTGGTAGCACGTATTTTATGCAGGGAATAGTGGAGCCACACCTTATCTTGGCAGACCTCATCAGTATCATCCACCCAGAGCTACTGCCCAAGCATCAGCAGGTGTATTACCATCAACTTCCCTGA